GGGTCTGTGCTGCTGAGTCCCTGCTGCCATCACCTCTGGTCTCGCTGGAAAAGCACAACCCAGCCGTGACATCCCGGCAAGACAAAAGGGATGGGGGATGCCCATGTGCTCAGCAGGCACTGGAGGGATTTTTGTCAAGCCCTGGGGTTGGAGATAGGAGCTGTGATGTGTGAGGCAGGGATGCTAGAGGTGCCTGGGAAAGCCCTGTAAGGCAAAATGAGGAGCGGGGCACAAACTAAAGAGTTTGCCATAATGGTGGCCAAATGACCCTGCTGCACTGCCTGTAGGCTCCTTGGGACCCATGAACAGGCACAGACCTGGTCCAGAGGGGCTCGATCTCCCCTTGAAGTCCCCTGTGCTATAGTACCTGGTGGCATGAGATGTAGGGAGACCCGATGGTCTCACAGGGAGGGTCCCATGTCCCCCGTCTCTTTCTCTGGGCCACGCtggctccccagcctgcagccGGACCATGCCCtgtgggcagagcagagctgctgccaggtaGCTGCACCCTTCCCCAGCCCGTTCCTATTCATCAGGGCTTGGGTTTCACCACTGTCCTTTCCTCAGCCGTGGGAGGACAGGGATGGTGGGttgtgccacctcctccctccagccccctgcCTGCGCGGTACCGCGATGCTCTCAACTTGAATTACACCAGCCCTGGGACGAGCTGTTCCAGTGAGAGAGAAAACACAGTGGCGAGGCCATGCCGTGACTctcggagacgtcagcaggtcccaGAGACaactcctcctccagctgcacaTTGACGCAGAAACCTCCTTCACCCACCGCTGCCTTCTCCCCATGATGCTGAACTGCTCCCACGTGGCTGGTGGGGCAGGTTTGGCCCCACAGAACTTGGCATGGGGCAGCTCGTGGGGGTCTGCACCTCCTCCAAGCCCACCTCTCTCCTTGGTTGAACCTGCAACAGCATCTCCTACAGCTCCTAGAGTCAGGGCTCATTGCTGTGAGGCACCAAGGGCTCCAGGGGACTTGTTTGTGAGCGGAGCAGAAGCTCTGGGGTCTGGGCTGGGTTGGAGGTGCCGGGGGAGGCAGCCCAGGGGGTCTCTTGTGCAGGATGGGACCACCAGGTCCTGCTAAGGATGGCAGTTCCAGCCAAGGCCATGCACAGGGGCTCCTATATCTGCCCTGGAGCAAAGGGAGGGGGCATTTACCCCTCCTAGGGGcagggaaaacatttttcccaTCTAACACACACCAACGTGTTTGGTATCGTAATAATAGACCatttacagttatttattttaagaaaggtACAAAGAAAAATGGCTTTAGCTCACACAAATCTTGCTCTTTGGCATTTTTCCCATTACTGACGACACATACGTACAAGCAGCATTGATTGTGAACCACAATCCGGGCTGGAAACCGCCGTGCCATGGATGCTTCCCATGCAAACGCCATTTAAAGCAGCTCAGGCTCCTGTTCCAGGGAGCATCGCCCTATGCAACATGGAAATGAAAGCACAATGCTACAAGATGAGCAGAGCAACCCTGGCTCTGCCGCCTGGCCAACAGCACGTGGATGCAAGCAAGCTCAGCACCGCTCCTGGCCAGCCTGAACATGGGGCATCCGTAATGGCTCAGCGCCAAAATcagcccaagaaaaaaaatattataataataatacaaaaagacAGACCATTTGGCTTCAAGAAGCAGCCCGTGTTGTAACTGGAAGAGGTTTTGGTTCATGTTTGTTTTGATctcaaaaggttttttttttcccttttgaaggCAGAAGGCAGTCCAGAGATGAACTCGGGGCCTTTTGCACATTTTTCTTGATTTACTTTCCTTTTGCCCACCTgtgtaaaaagcagcaaaacccttCCCCCCCCTGGGAAAATGCTCCTCTGCTGGGAGATTTCTTGGTGAGGACCTGCCTGGCCCCATCAGGCTCCGCAGGGACCCCAGCATGGGCCACCGGGTCATCTCCAGAGCCCCAGCCAAGGGAAGGGTGCTCTGCCTGAGTATTTCGGGATTTACACTCCAGTGGGAACATTCATTGCATTAAGGCCCCTGGTGCTCGGCGGCTGATGGGATTTAAGGCACCCCGTTGAAGCAGCTCATTGCACGGACCGTTCAAACACCTGCTCTGATCCCCAGGGATGCGTCTTGTTAATTAACGCTAACCAAGAGCGCTCCAGTAGGACATTTCCTCTTGCTATGGGCTTGAAGAAACCCTTGAGAGTTTTGTTACAGGGACTGGGGATTCTTGGAGGAGGTTTTCCAAACCCTACCTTTGTCCGTTGCTTTCCTGCCACAAAATCTGGATGAAACGGGAAAACAGAGAAGAAGCATGACTGTAAATACAGTTTACATTCGTACTGTAGAGACCTGAATGATTTATGATTTCAATGCATATTCAGAGACctttaaaacctgatatttaaccCTGAGAACATACCTGCAGATGCTTTGTTTTGTCTATGCAAACAAATCTTTAAGACATAATTGCACTTTCTCTGTATATaacaaaaaataatccataaagcTTATTCAAATATTCAAAAGAAAGGTGCTACTTAAGACATTGGAGATTTTTGTTCACAAAACCTTGCCTTTTCTGTAATTATTCTTAATATTATTTCACTTGGCTCATCTTTCACGGGCTACTCTGGAAGAATAATATACAAGAAAATCTCTTATGTGAAATAACATTAATAAATAATTACTGTAAGTAAAAGGACAGCCATACTCACTTGTTAATGTCTGAAAAACATCGTTACCATGATGAGATCATTTCAAAactaaaatgtttctctttcaccAACAATAGATTTCACATTTAATTCtcataagaaaaatattaaactctTTGCAAGTGCAATGAGCTGTGAAAACCAGGATCAGTAAGAGATCCTGCTTCCAAAGTTAAGGTGTCTACTTGAAATATCTGAAATAAGCTCAATATCTAAGATCGATTGATCTGTATATGGAAGAGCTCTTGAAAAGGAGATACAAATGAAGTCCTTTCAGGCTGGGTGAGAGACCGAAGCCTCTTTCTGTTATACCAGCGACTCTTTCACAACACGTTCCTTATCCCATGCTTTTGCTTCACTAGGAGCATCTTGCGTCTCTGAGCTGGGAATGGGCGCAAGACCAAAGGCAGGGGCTGTCTCCACATCTGTCCCACTGTTCCCATACATCTCGTGCATTTTGGTGGCGATCAGGCCTTCCTTCTCGGGTGCGTCCTCTCTCAGGGCATCCTCGTCCTTACTATGCCTGTACATGTAGGACGCCTGCTTCACCGACCGCCTCAGGAGGTACCTGCGGAAAGCCCTCTGGATTCTTGTAGCACAGACTTCCTCGTGTTTCCTTTTCAGAGTGGTGGTGATGGGTTCATAGGAAACCTTTGAGGGGTTCGCagccatgaacttctcctccatGGTGGCCTTCAAGGCATCCATCTCTCCCGAGTCTCCCAGCACTTCCTTAGTCAGGGCAAAGAGGATATCCAGACAGTGGATTTTGTCCCCAGCAACCATTGGCAAATCCATGGTGATTAGCTTGATCTTGTTTGGCTTGGGAATTCTGAGTGGCTCCTGTAAGGTGTCTACAAAGTCAGACAAGGTGCTGTATGCAATGAACTGAGTGGCGTCCGGGTCAAACTTCTCCCAAGTttcataaaacatttcaaaatcatctTCGCAGAGGGGTTCGCTGCTCTCCTCCGTGGCCACATTGAAGTTCTCCAGGATGATGGCAATGTACATGTTCACCACAATGAGAAAGGAAATTATGATGTAGCTGCAGAAGAAGAAGATGCCGATGGATGGATTGCCACAGTCCCCTTTTACTGAACTGCCAGGGTTTTCGAGGTCAGGGTCACAGTCGGGGGGACCACTGTTCAGGATCGGGTTGAGGAGACCATCCCATCCAGCTGACGTGGTGATCTGGAAGAGGCAGATGATGCTGTTCCCAAAAGTTTCGAAGTTGAAGATGTCATCAATCCCCGCCTCCTTCTTTACATAGGCGAAGTTGGACATCCCAAAGATGGAGTAGATGAACATGACGAGGAAAAGCAGGAGGCCAATGTTGAACAGGGCAGGCAGGGACATCATCAGAGCAAAGAGGAGAGTCCGGATGCCTTTTGCCCCTCGGATCAGCCGGAGGACACGGCCAATCCTTGCCAGCCTGATGACCCTGAAGAGGGTGGGTGATACGAAGTACTTCTCTATAATGTCTGAGAGGACGATACCTGTGGAGGGATGAAGAAGAGGTGAGTTTGCCATGCTCTGCAGCCAACACAGGGAGGTGAGGTGGAGCTACTCCACCTGCCAGAGTTGGGCAGATACAGAGAGATGAGGCCACCCCTGATGGTACACAGCTCTCTGCTCCTCTGGTGGCAAAGgaaacatgttaaaaaataaactctGAGCATGGACCCAAAGGTTAAATGCTGGCTGCTCTGTTTCAGCAGTGCAGCCAGGCAACATGGAGACAAGGGGAACCCAACACCAAGGAGGAGTGAGACACATCCCCAGCCCCTCATCTAGCCTGGTGACATAGGGTAGCCTCACATCTGTCTTGTCTCAGGGTCCTGTTGGCTTGGCTCTGCTCAAAGGGTGGGTGTAAGGGGGTGGCCAGTGACAGCTTGGTGGCTGTGGATCAGCTAGACTTTTTCCACTCTTCATTATTCGGTGAGACCCCTGAGGAACTGGTGGAACCAGCAGGACTTACCTAAGATGGAGAGGATGACCACCACAAAGTCAAAGATGTTCCAGCCGATAGTGAAGTAGTAGTAACGCAAAGCAAACATTTTGAGCACACACTCTCCAGTGAAGATGACGATGAAGACTAGGTTTATCTTGTAGAGGACAGATGTTTTGAGTTCGCTTTGATCATCTGTTTCCACCATCATGGTGACCATGTTTAGACAAATCAGGATCATGATGGTTATGTCAAACACTTGCCTGGTAACAAAGTCAAACACCATCCCTTGAAATTTGTTCTGCCATGAAGGCCACGTGGGTGATGATGGAGAACCAGAGATGAGGTGGGAaaaggggacacacacacacaaaacaaaagacacaacagaaggagaaaaaggaaccGTATTTAAAAGAGTGTAGGAAACATCAGGGTTGTGGCCAGTACACAGGTCTCACAGCCCCAAAAgctatgggaggagggtacccagCACCTTGCAGGATGAAACCCATCTGCTAACACCACATCCAGGAGGTGTGGGCACAGGTGACAATTGCTTTCTAATTATATCCACAGCTAATGCATCAGGGCAAAAATAAACACGTGGAAAAGGCCTCACTTGAGCGGGGCtatcaaaaccaaacccaagtcACAACAGTGCATGTAATTGGCTGGACCAGTGTCCCTTCTAGAAGTGTTGAAAGCTGAGCTTTCTCTGAGTCTAACTCCCTTCGAGAGAGGAGCTGGGAGTTGAGCTAGGAGAAAACCCTAATACCTGCAAAAGGGATCCTCCCTTTGCCCTTGCCAGCAGACCCAGGGCTGAAGAGCAGACCCAAATGAGGTTGCCTGATGTGAACCTCTTCTGAAGCCCCAGCTCTTAGCAAGGTCCTGTCTGAAGAGCAACAATGGGAAGCCAGGATTTGGCTCCTTGCCCTGGCAAATGGTATTCCCTAGACCCTTCTTATTCACTTCGGGACAGCTGGTGGCTTGAAGTGCTCCCGCCCTGCTGCACTCCAGGGTGATTAACCCAACATACCGATGGCCTGGGGATGGGCTTCTGGGGTTTCTTGGAGCCAAGCTTCTTCATGGCATTATAGtatttcttctgctcttctgtcATGAAGATGTCTTGGCCTCCAAAGTATAAAGGGAATCACTGCTGTTAGTCTTGGGAACTCTCCTCTTCCCACCAAGGATCTCCAGCCAAGCTCCTATCAGGCATTGCTCGCTGCACTGACTCAGTGAAATCTGCTTCCTCCCTTCTTGCCCTTTTCTATGCTGCTTCCCTTCGTtcacagcacccatgggtgctcatCCCAGCACTGCGGTTTTGTCCTGCAGAGGTGAGGTGCTGCCTCCCAGCCCACTACAGTGAGTGGGGCACCCCATGCCCTGCCAGGGCTCACTCCCTCCTTGCTGGCCAGATCCCGCTGGGACTGGGGCAGCATCTCAGTGTGCTTCAGAGCTTGCTCTGCTCAAACAACGTGCTCTGTGTTACCCACCCTTCGCCCACTTTCCCCTCTGGCAGCCCAGGAGTATGAGCTCCATGCTGCTCGCTTGAAAGCAGAAGTTGATGTCTGGAAAAATGATCAGAAAGGGTCATGGGGCGGGAATAGGAAACAAAAGTGATAGCACAGGCTTACAGCCATGCCTGCTGTGGCACAGGCAAGAGAAAACACAGCCCCCCACCTCGCCTCCTCCCTACGCATCCATAAATTAATTCCTTTATAAATGCTATGGCCAGGACACAAATCCCCAGGTGCCGTTTGTCTAGCTCTCCTTGTTCACTTTGTGGGAAACCACTAATGGATACCAGCAATTCAGGTTGCAGAGGGACCCTGAGGTCCAGCTGAGCACTGGGCATGGTGGCCCTGGTCCCCTCACCCCATGACCATGCTGGTCCCCTCCATCCTGGACCAGTGCTCCGGGAGGCAACAGTGGCTGCAGGACCCAGAAAATActtatctttttcttctgctggttgAAGTTGTCGATGATGACGCCGATGAAGAGGTTCAGGGTGAAGAAGGCGCCGAAGATGATGAAGATGACGAAGTAGATGTACATGTAGAGGTTGATCTCATACACTGGCTGCTCTTCAATCTGACCAGGAGAGATGCGAAATGTGAGATTAACCCCCTCCAGAAAGCATGTCCCCAAGCCCCCAGACAAGGGGTCGCTCTATCCAGACAGAGCTGTAAGGTGGCTACTCCAAAACCTTTGGCAAATGCTGCATGGGTTGAGTGGCCGGAGCAGCCATGGGAAGGGACATCCACGTGAAAGCAGCTGGGGGACAAGGATGTGATGACCCCTGATCCCACAGCACCGGCTGGGGAATAGGAAAGGATGCTCAGGTGCAGTGATATCAATGAGCAAACTTGAGTTTCCTCCCAATAATCAGCTTTCCAAAGGCTGAAATATAGccaagaggggaaagaaaaagtgatttaatTAATGCCACACCAGCACAAAGGAGTGGCACAGTCTGGCAGCCTTGGAAAACACTCCTCATCAAGGGGCATCACTTAATTCTGCTCTATATTTGACTGGAGACATCCCAAGGTGTCACAAGCAGCTTCCCCTATTTCAAAGAAAGCTCTTGGCAGACAAGAGTGGATTTTCTCCCAAAACAGCTTTGCCCCAGGTGTTCGGGGAGGCAGGAACCCAAGCCATTTTTAGAGGGAGCTGGAAGCAGCTCCTCCACTGAGCGccggcagctgcagctggggcGAGCAGAGCAGCTGTCTCTTATGCTAAAAAAAGGCAACGAAAACAATATGTTCAGGCCCGTGGGTGTGCAGGCCTGACCCCCACAGTGGGGCACAGGCAAGTTTGCTCGCTTGGAGAAAGGTAGGAAGTCTCTTCTGCTGCACTGGCTCATGGcagtgtgtgcacacatgcactgGTGTGGGGACACTTTTTGGGATGGATCACAGTCAAAACAGTCTCTGTGTGAAAcccttaaaaacttttttttttttttttttaaataacccatTTAACCCAAAGGTTGAATgctggcaacttttttttttttttttttttttaaataacccatTTAACCCAAAGGTTGAATGCTGGCTGCTCTGTTTTAATAAGCCATTTACTGCTCAAGGCAAGCCAGGCACTTTATCCAGGATGGGATAAGCTCTCCCAGCTGGAGGAGCACATGGAGGGCATCGTCTTGCAGCAGGGTGAAGGAGGAGCCTGCTGGCTTGGAGCTGTGGAGGCAGAGCGGGGATTTTGGGTCATGAAGGTGAAGCTGAGAGGAGCGGGCTCAGCCCCATCTGTAGCTcaggtggggtgggagcctgGTGTGGGGGCCAGGGTGCAGCTGGGATGCAGGTGACGATGACAAGGCtggcagaaggcagcagaagggACACAACTGACACTGTGCACCTCAGCAGGGGGGATGTTTTGGGAATTTCACCACTTTTTGGCCCATGACCTATCCAAAGCCATGGGTGGGATGCaggcagcccccccagcaccaATGGGCAGAGCCAGAGGAGATGCTGTGGCTGAGGGGTCAAGCCCCAGCCCATGCTGAGCAACTCCTCAGCCCCAGGACTCTGCTCCCAGCCTGCCAGGGGGAACTGGCCCAGTGGGATAAGTGATGCTTGGTGACGGTTGTGAGACATCCCTGCTTGTCCCCTTACCTCGCGTGAGTCCACGGCAGCATACATGATGTCCATCCAGCCTTTGAAGGTCGCCTGCGGGGACAGTGGAGATAAATAGATTTGCTGGGAGGTATTTTGGGCTAGGGACGGGGCGGGGACAGGTCAAAAGATGAGTGTTTGGGGTTTAGTTTGGGAGCTTAGCTCTGAGCACGCCTGCTCACCCTGAAGttacagcttctctgtgggaatGGCAGGAGAAGGACCATGAGTTGAATCCACAAGAAAAATGCCCTAAtacagaaatgctgaaatttgCACGTGCACACACCTGTGCACACATAAGCTCTGTTCTGTGGCTGAGGTTACCAGGGACTTCCCAAAACACCACCGCAAACCAGGCTGGGAAAAGAAGCAATtgactcttcccccccccccccccccccccccccccaaacaaagtGCATTTTCCCAAGGGCAGAGCTGTGCCGGGGCCAGCTGCCTCCCTTCTGTCCCAACCTGTGCCACCTCCATAGCCCTGACTTCTGTAtcgctgcctctgctccctgctggaTCCCGATCCTGGTAGGGTGGGGGGGGGTACACTGCATCTTTTACAAGCTTTTACTGCTGATTTGTTAAACAAAAAGCCTGAACATCTTGTTTCCTGAATCTGATGGAACAACAAATGTGAAGAGGAAGTTGAATTTAAAGCTGGTTAATCAATTTGGGTTATGCTCTGATTCTGCAACCACCAGTTCCCCTGGATCTGATGGGAGTAACCCCAGCCCACACAATAACAGAGCCCACACCTATATATTTATGAAAACTGCGGTGAGCAGTTCCCCTTCTGCTTGCCTGGCTCAGCTGCGGTGGGTTCAGTGGAAGCACGTCTATATTCGCCCACTGCCTTGCAGCGGACACATGCACTCTTTTTCCAGTCATCATCTTCCCCATGCAACTCTTGCAGCCTATGACTACAGCAGACTGAACTtttcaaaggggggggggggggggcgagagagGCCCCCCCCTCCTCGCTTCTGCaccctgtgctctgcagaggaCTTCTCGCAGCTCCAGGCTCGGTGCTACCTACGCTCATCCGCAGCGGTTCCCTGGTCAcacttcccttcccctcccatctTCTACCCTGTCCCTTTCCTCCTTGGCTCtgcaggtttgtttatttttttgttaaatatcaATTTTGGAGCTAAGAAGCAACTAAGAGGCCCCGTCTGGGTATCATGGTAACGTCTTGCTTCAGCCCTGATGCTAATCATGCTGCCCTGCTACAGTAATGCATGTCTTGGAGGGATGGCAGCTGCTTTCATTACGTACCACCTGCAGCAAGGAGAGGTATCCCAAGCCCACGTTGTCAAAGTTGACCTTGACGTTGACCCATCTGACCTCGTTGGTGTGGAGGAGGGCCATGCAGTCACTCTTATTGTTCACCACACTGATGTCGAAGAGCTCCCCTGAGGTGGTGTTGATGCATCGGTAGTACTTCCCCGCAAAGAGGTTCACCCCCATAATGCTGAATATCAGCCAGAAGATGAGGCAGACCAGCAGGACATTCATGATGGAGGGGATGGCACCCAGCAAGGCATTCACCACCACCTGCAAGGGCAGAAAAGACCTTGGAGGACCTGGCTCCTAGCAGGAGCCTTGTCCCCTCACCAGGCCAGGAATGTTGTGGAGCTGCATGTCCCTGTGCCCCAGCCTtaccctccccagcagcaccaaGTGGGCTCAAACTGGGCCACAGGGACCTTAGCATCGATCCCACTGATCTGGAAGCCCCTAAAAACCACCTGGGATGGGTCCCTGATGTAGGTGACTGTTGAATGGTGCCGTGTTGTGTGTCCGTGTCAGGGCCAGCAGCACACGGGGAAGACACCTACCCTCATGCCTTCAAATCTGGACAGGGCACGCAGTGGTCTCAGAGCCCTCAGTGTCCGCAGGGACTTGATGGCTCCCAGCTCGGAGTATCCCAGCCAGTTTGCTGTTAGGCTGATAATGGAAACCTGGAAGGAGCAGCCGAAGGGATTAGCAGCATCTCAGATGGAAACACAGCTGGACCacatccctgcagctcctgcccttccctctcGCCCCAGCACTCCCTCAGGCTGGTGGTCATCGTCTTGTCTTGGGACTCAGGGACTGGCATTGAGTCCTTGGGTCCTTGGTGACCAGCCACATGGAGGATATCCCTGGCTCTTGAGTATGAGGGTGGAGGTGATGGGGGATGCAGAAATACTGCACATGAGGAACAGCCTGCTCTGTCACAGAGCATTTGGGAGACCCTATGTCCCTTCACATCTCTACTGGAGATCTGGCAGAACAACATGGGCTCATTCTTGGATTAAGCATAAACCAGAAAGGGTTTGAAAGGGTTTCTGCAGCCAGGGAAAGAAGTGGCCCTTCCTGTGGAGGACCAGTATTTTGAGCAATGGTCTAAGCCCTTGTTCCACAGCCACCCCATTGTCCTTTAAAGTACAATATAGGTTCCCTTCCAACAGCTTGCTACAGTCCCTTACTGCTCCCAAATCCCTTGGTTAACTATGGCTCTTGAGGTGCTCAACAGACAACACTTACATCAACGATGAGGAAATCCAGCCAGCACCACGCGTTGGTGAAGTACACCTTGAAGCCATAGGCCACCCACTTGAGCAACATCTCAATGACAAAGATGTAGGAGAAGACCTTGTCGGCATACTCCAGGATGGTGCGTATCACCCTTCGTTGTTCAATGTAGATGTCCTCAAAAGCCTGGAAGAGGCGTGGAGCTATGTGACAGTCATTCTTCCATTAGACCTGCTGCACGGCTCAGTGCAGCCACATCCATGCCTGCGTTGCCCCTGCTTTTCTAGGGCTTGGGGCAGCTTGAAAATTTGACAGCCTAGCTACATGTGGCACTTACTGACGCACCTGATCAACATGGGGTCTAACGCTTGTTTGCAAGTTCTTGTTGGCTATGTAGAGCAGTGTTTGTCCCGAAGCAAAGCTTCACCAAAGCAAATGTCCAGCTGCATCAAATTTCCATGAGTCTGAGCACAAGTCAAAAGCCAGGACACCAACCTGCATCTTTGGATGCCTTGGtagttttgaaaatgctgttagGAGTTTGGGTTACTGCTATGTCCGTATGGCATGTAAAACATAAGTAATCAGAGGTATAGGCATGGTGGCCAGGTGTTGTACAGCTGTTTTAGCAGAGCTTTCGATTCCGGCACTAGCTACAACCTCAGACAT
This genomic window from Accipiter gentilis chromosome 5, bAccGen1.1, whole genome shotgun sequence contains:
- the SCN4A gene encoding sodium channel protein type 4 subunit alpha isoform X1, with amino-acid sequence MKAGRNPNYGYTSYDTFSWAFLALFRLMTQDYWENLFQLTLRAAGKTYMIFFVVVIFLGSFYLINLILAVVAMAYAEQNDATLLEEQEKEEEFQQLMEQLKKHQEEQEKMLQDQRSSSGSLPSSMAEKERDSDLNSDQDKAKDCNGQVVPKIKLERSATVIDFNPSNEPEKSDHNHLTVGNQDGPGLEKRVGSTISVISNTMEELEEAHQKCPSWWYKFAHMFLVWNCCPLWIKLKEFVKLVVMDPFVDLGITICIVLNTLFMAMEHYPMTEEFENVLSVGNLVFTGIFTAEMVLKLIALDPYEYFQQGWNIFDSIIVTLSLVELGLANVQGLSVLRSFRLLRVFKLAKSWPTLNMLIKIIGNSVGALGNLTLVLAIIVFIFAVVGMQLFGKSYIECVCKISVDCTLPRWHMNDFFHSFLIVFRILCGEWIETMWDCMEVAGQTMCLIVFMMVMVIGNLVVLNLFLALLLSSFSADSLAASDDDGEMNNLQIAIGRITRGIDFVKSSVLMLLRRLWKGKKVAPEEEQEPNKTDNSVLNHVDTGQDPKSEYLDGVTGKEHFLMDELDHMNFINNPNLTVQVPIASEESDLYEETSTQSDTEDAKNPLSSDNASSLCSTVDYKPPPPVEEEVAEEAEDSKDPEECFTEACVKRFPCLYVDITSDRGKVWWNIRKTCFRIVEHDWFETFIVFMILLSSGALAFEDIYIEQRRVIRTILEYADKVFSYIFVIEMLLKWVAYGFKVYFTNAWCWLDFLIVDVSIISLTANWLGYSELGAIKSLRTLRALRPLRALSRFEGMRVVVNALLGAIPSIMNVLLVCLIFWLIFSIMGVNLFAGKYYRCINTTSGELFDISVVNNKSDCMALLHTNEVRWVNVKVNFDNVGLGYLSLLQVATFKGWMDIMYAAVDSREIEEQPVYEINLYMYIYFVIFIIFGAFFTLNLFIGVIIDNFNQQKKKFGGQDIFMTEEQKKYYNAMKKLGSKKPQKPIPRPSNKFQGMVFDFVTRQVFDITIMILICLNMVTMMVETDDQSELKTSVLYKINLVFIVIFTGECVLKMFALRYYYFTIGWNIFDFVVVILSILGIVLSDIIEKYFVSPTLFRVIRLARIGRVLRLIRGAKGIRTLLFALMMSLPALFNIGLLLFLVMFIYSIFGMSNFAYVKKEAGIDDIFNFETFGNSIICLFQITTSAGWDGLLNPILNSGPPDCDPDLENPGSSVKGDCGNPSIGIFFFCSYIIISFLIVVNMYIAIILENFNVATEESSEPLCEDDFEMFYETWEKFDPDATQFIAYSTLSDFVDTLQEPLRIPKPNKIKLITMDLPMVAGDKIHCLDILFALTKEVLGDSGEMDALKATMEEKFMAANPSKVSYEPITTTLKRKHEEVCATRIQRAFRRYLLRRSVKQASYMYRHSKDEDALREDAPEKEGLIATKMHEMYGNSGTDVETAPAFGLAPIPSSETQDAPSEAKAWDKERVVKESLV